The sequence TACCCTGTGAGGGGGAACCCGTTACCCTGTGAGGGTGGGGAACCCATTACCTCATGGATGGGAACCCGTTACCATGTGGGCGGGAAACCGTTACTATGTGGGGGGAACCCATTACCCTGTGAGGGGGAATCCGTTACCCTGTGGGGGTGGGGAACCCATTACCTCGTGGGGGGAGCCCGTTACCATGTGGGGGGGGGAAACCGTTACCCTGTGGGGGGGAACCCGTTaccatgtggggggggggggggaacctatTACCCTGTGGGGTGGGAACCCGTTACCATGTGGGGGGGGATCCCGTTACCATGTGGGGGGAACCCATTACCtcgtttggggggggggggggggtgggggaactgTTACCATGTGGGAGGAACCCGTTACCTTGTGGGAGGAGACCCATTACCCCGTGGGGGGGAACCCGTTACCCTGTTGGGGGGGAACCCGTTACCCTGTGGGGGGAGACCTGTTACCCTGTGGGGGGGAGGAACCCATTACCCAGTGGGGGGGGACCTGTTACCCCCCGGGGGGGAGCCCGTTTCCCcattggggggggcgggggggggagccCGTTacaatgtgggggggggggaacccgTTACCCAGTGGGGGGGGGACCTGTTACCCCCCGGGGGGGAGCCCGTTACCATGTGGGGGGGGGAACCCGTTACCATGTGGAGGGGAAACCCGTTACCCCGTGGAGGCGAACAAATTACCATGTGGGGGGGGAACCCGTTACCATGTGGGGGGGGGGACCCATTAACATGTGGGGGGAACCCGTTACCATGTGGGGGGGGACCCCATTACCCCATGGGGGGGAACCCGTTACCATGTGGGGGGAACCCATTACCtcgtttgggggggggggggtgggggaactgTTACCATGTGGGAGGAACCCGTTACCTTGTGGGAGGAGACCCATTACCCCGTGGGGGGGAACCCGTTACCCTGTTGGGGGGGGAACCCGTTACCCTGTGGGGGGAGACCTGTTACCCTGTGGGGGGGAGTAACCCATTACCCAGTGGGGGGGGACCTGTTACCCCCCGGGGGGGAGCCCGTTTCCCcattgggggggggtgggggggagcccgttacaatgtgggggggggggggaacccgtTTACCCAGTGGGGGGGGACCTGTTACCCCCCGGGGGGGAGCCCGTTACCATGTGGGGGGGGGAACCCGTTACCATGTGGAGGGGAAACCCGTTACCCCGTGGAGGCGAACAAATTACCATGTGGGGGGGGAACCCGTTaccatgtgggggggggggacccaTTACCATGTGGGGGGGAACCCGTTACCATGTGGGGGGGACCCCATTACCCCATGGGGGGGAACCCGTTACCATGTGGGGGGGAAACCTGTTATCCCGTGGGGGGGAGCCCATTaccatgtgggggggggggaacccaTTACCATGTTGGGGGGGGGAACCCATTACGCCGTGGGAGGAACCCATTACCCTGTGGGGGGGGAATCCGTTACCATGTGGCGGGGGGAACCCATTACCCCCTTGGGGGGGGATCCCGTTACCATGATGGGGGGAACCCGTTACCATGTGGGAGGGGGAATCCGTTACCATGTGGGGGGGGAACCCATTACCCCGTGGGGGGGATCCCGTTACCCCGTGGGGAGGGGACCCGATACCATGTGGGGGGGGAACCCGTTACCATGTGGGAGGGGGAATCCGTTACCATGTGGGGGGGGGAACCCATTACCCCGTGGGGGGGGGGATCCCGTTACCCCGTGGGGAGGGGACCCGATACCATGTGGGGGGGAACCCGTTACCATGTGGGAGGGGGAACCCGTTACCCCGTGAGGGGGAACCCATTACCCCGGGAAGGGGGGACCCGTTACCATGTGGGGGGGAACCCATTACCCCGTGAGGGGGAACCCATTACCCCGAGAAGGGGGGGGAACCCGTTACCCTGTGGGGGGGAACCCACTACCATGTGGGGGGAACCCGTTACCCCGTGAGGCGGAACCCATTACCTCGTGGGGGGTGGAAACCGTTACCATGTGGGGGGAACCTGTTACCATGTGGGGGGGGAACCCGTTACCATGTGGGGGGAACCCGTTACCccgtgggggtgtgggtgtgggggagaaACCCGTTACCCTGTGGGGGGAACCCATTACCCCGTGAGGGGGAACCCGTTACcccgaggggggagggggggaacccGTTACCATGTGGGGGGAACCCATTACCCCCGTGGGGGGGAACCCATTACCCTGTGAGGGGGAACCCGTTACCCTGTGGGGGGGGGGATTCCGTTACCATGTGGGAGGGTGAACCCGTTAACCGGGTGGGGGGGGGAACCCGTTACCCCGTTGGGGGGGAACCCGTTaccatgtggggggggggggggggaacccgtTACCCCGTGGGGGGGATCCCGTTACCTCGTGGGGGGTGATCCTGTTACCCCTTGGGGGGGGAGAACCCGTTTCCCCATAGGGGTGGGGAACCGGTTACCCCTGGGGGAGAATCCCGTTACCCCGTGGAGGGAGGGGAACTCGTTACCATGTGAGGGGAACCCGTTACCCtgttggggaggtgggggaggaacCCATTACCCCGTTGGGGGAGCGGGAGGGAGGAACCCGTTACCCCGTGGGGGGAGACCCGTTACCCTGTGGGGGGAAACCCGTTACCCTGTGGGGGGGAGGAACCCGTTACCCAGTGAGTGGGGACCTGTTACCCCCCGGGGGGGGAACCCGTTACCCTGTTGGGGGGGAACCCGTTaccatgtgggggggggggggggggaacccgtTACCCCGTGGGGGGGATCCCGTTACCTCGTGGGGGGTGATCCTGTTACCCCTTGGGGGGGGAGAACCCGTTTCCCCATAGGGGTGGGGAACCGGTTACCCCTGGGGGAGAATCCCGTTACCCCGTGGAGGGAGGGGAACTCGTTACCATGTGAGGGGAACCCGTTACCCtgttgggggaggtggggaggaacCCATTACCCCGTTGGGGGAGCGGGAGGGAGGAACCCGTTACCCCGTGGGGGGAGACCCGTTACCCTGTGGGGGGAAACCCGTTACCATGTGGGGGGGGAACCCGTTACCATGTGGGGGGAACCCGTTACCccgtgggggtgtgggtgtgggggagaaACCCGTTACCCTGTGGGGGGAACCCATTACCCCATGAGGGGGAACCCGTTACcccgaggggggaggggggggaacccATTACCATGTGGGGGGAACCCATTACCCCGTGGGGGGGAACCCATTACCATGTGGGGGGAAACCCATTACCCTGTGAGGGGGAACCCGTTACCCTGTGGGGGGGGGATTCCGTTACCATGTGGGAGGGTGAACCCGTTAACCGGTGGGGGGGGGAACCCGTTACCCCGTTGGGGGGGAACCCGTTaccatgtggggggggggggggaacccgtTACCCCGTGGGGGGGATCCCGTTACCTCGTGGGGGGTGATCCTGTTACCCCTTGGGGGGGGAGAACCCGTTTCCCCATAGGGGTGGGGAACCGGTTACCCCTGGGGGAGAATCCCGTTACCCCGTGGAGGGAGGGGAACTCGTTACCATGTGAGGGGAACCCGTTACCCtgttgggggaggtggggaggaacCCATTACCCCGTTGGGGGAGCGGGAGGGAGGAACCCGTTACCCCGTGGGGGGAGACCCGTTACCCTGTGGGGGGAAACCCATTACCATGTGGGGGGGGAACCCGTTACCCAGTGAGTGGGGACCTGTTACCCCCCGGGGGGGAGCCCGTTAccccatgggggggggggggggggagcccgttaccatgtgggggggggggggaacccgtTACCCAGTGGGGGGGGACCTGTTACCCCGGGGGGGGGGAGCCCATTAccccatggggggggggggaagcccGTTACCATGTGGGGGGGGAACCCGTTACCCCGTGGAGGTGAACAAATTACCATGTGGGGGGGGAACACGTCGCCATGTGGGGGGGACCCCATTACCCCATGGGGGGGAACCCGTTACCATGTGGGGGGGGAACCCGTTAccatgtgtggggggggggggaacccatTACCATGTGGGGGGAACCCATTACCATGTGGGGGGACCCCATTACCATGTGGGGGGGACCCCATTACCCCATGGGGGGGAACCCGTTACCATGTGGGGGGGAAACCTGTTACCCCGTGGGGGGAACCTGTTATCCCGTGGGGGGGAGCCCGTTACCATGTGGGGGGGGAACCCGTTACCATGTGGAGGGGAAACCCATTAAGCCGTGGGGGAAACCCGTTACCCCATGGGGGGGGATCCCGTTACCCCGTGGGGAGGGGAACCCGTTACCCCGTGGGTGGGAACCCATTACCCCGGGAAGGGGGACACGTTACCCTGTGGGGGGGAACCCATTACCATGTGGGCGGAACCCGTTACCCTGTGGGGGTGGGGAACCCATTAcctcgtggggggggggggggggaaaccgtTACCATGTGGGGGGAACCCGTTACCATGTGGGGGGGGAACCCGTTACCCCGTGGGGGGGACCCGTTACCACGTGGGGGGGGGAACCCATTACCccgtggtgggggggtgggggagaaaccCGTTACCCTGTGGGGGGAACCCATTACCCCGTGAGGGGGAACCCGTTACCATGTGGGGGGAACCCATTACCCCGTGGGGGGGAACCCCGTTACCATGTGGGAGGGTGAACCCGTTACCCCGTGGGGGGGGAACCCGTTACCCCGTGGGGGGGGAACCTGTTaccatgtgggggggggggggggagaacccGTTACCCCGTGGGGGGGGGATCCCGTTACCTTGTGGGGGGGTGAATCTGTTACCCCTTGGGGGGGGGAGAACCCGTTTCCCCATGGGGGTGGGGAACCGGTTACCCCTGGGGGGGAATCCCGTTACCCCGTGGAGGGAGGGGAACCCGTTACCATGTGAGGGGAACCCGTTACCCtgttgggggaggtggggaggaacCCATTACCCCGTTGGGGGAGCGGGAGGGAGGAACCCGTTACCCCGTGGGGGGGGCCCGTTACCATGTGGGGGGAACCCGTTACCCAGTGGAGGGGAGCCCATTACCCCGTGGGTGGGAACCCATTACCCCAGGAGAGGGGACCCGTTACCccaaggggggaggggggggggggaacccgtTACCATGTTGGGGGAACCCGTTACCCTGTCGGGGGAAACCCGTTACCATGTGGGGGGCAACCCGTTACCCTGTGGGGGTGGGGAATCCATTACttcgtgggggggggggaaccgtTACCATGTGGGGGGAACCCGTTACCATGTGGGGGGGAACCCGTTACCCCGTGGGGGGGGAACCCATTACCCCATGGGGGGGGGAACCTTTTACCCTGTGGGGGGGGAACCCATTAtcccgtgggggggggggggagagagaaacccGTTACCCTGTGGGGGGGAACCCATTACCCCGTGAGGGGGAACCCGTTACCCCAAGGCGGGAGGGGGGTGAACCTGTTACCATGTGGGGGGAACCCATTACCCCATGGGGGGGAACCCGTTACCATGTGGGGGGAACCCATTACCCCATGGGGGGGGAACCCGTTACCCTGTGGGTGTGGGGAACCCATTACCTCGTGGGGGGGGAAACCCGTTACCATGTGGGGGGAGAGCCCGTTACCTCGTGGGGGGGAACCTGTTACCCCGTGGGGGGGGAGAACCCATTACCCCATGGGGGGGTACCCGTTACCCTGTGGGGGGGGAAGCCATTACCCTGTGGGGGGGTGGAACCCGTTACTCTGTGGGGGAACCCATTACCCCGTGAGGGGGAACCCGTTACCATGTGGGGGGGGAACCCGTTACCCTGAAGGGGGGGAACCCGTTACCCTGTGGGGGGGGGAATCCGGTACCATGTGGGAGGGGGAACCCGTTACCACGTGGGGGGGGGGAACCCGTTACCACGTGGGGGGGGAACCCGTTACCCTGTGGGGGGGAACCCGTTACCATGTGGGGGAGGGAGAACCCGTTACCCCGTGGGGGGGATCCCGTTACATCGTGGGGGTGTGATCCTGTTACCCCTTGGGGGGAGAACCCGTTTCCCCATGGGGGTGGGGAACCGGTTACCCCTGGAGGGGGAATCCCGTTACCCCATGGAGGGAGGGGAACCCGTTACCATGTGAGGGGAAACCGTTACCCtgttgggggaggtggggaggaacCCATTAccccgtggggggggggggaggggaacccGTTACCATGTGTGGGGGAACCCATTACCCCTTGGGGGGGAACCTGTTACCCCGTGGGTGGGAACCCATTACCCCGTGAGGGGGAACCCATTACCccaaggggggaggggggggaacccCGTTACCATGTGGGGGGAACCCGTTACCCCGTGAGGGGGAACCCGTTACCCTGTGGGGGTGGGGAACCCATTACCTCGTGGGGGGGAGGAAACCGTTACCATGTGGGGGGGACCCCGTTACCTTGTGGGGGGGAACCCGTTACCCCGTGGGGGGGGGAACCCATTACCCCATGGGGGGGAACCTGTTACCCCATGGGGGTGTAACCTGTTACCCCATGGGGGGGGGGACCCATTATCAcgtggggagggggagaaacCCGTTATCCTGTGGGGGGAACCCATTACCCCGTGAGGGGGAACCCGTTACcccgaggggggagggggggaacctGTTACCATGTGGGGGGAACCCATTACCCCGTGGGGGTGGAACCCGTTACCCTGTGGGGGGGAACCCCTTAACCTGTGGGGGGAACCTGTTAccccatggggggggggggaacctgtTACCATGTGGGGGGGGAACCTGTTaccctgtgggggggggggggaacccctTACCCTGTGGGGGGGAACCCATTACCCCGTGGGGGGGAACCTGTTACCATGTGGGGGGAAACCCGTTaccctgtgggggggggggaaccccTTACCCTGTGGGGGGGATCCCATTACCCCGTGGGGGGGAACCTGTTACCATGTGGGGGGGGAACCCGTTaccctgtgggggggggggaaccccTTACCCTGTTGGGGGGGAACCCGTTACCCCGGGGGGAAACCTCGTTACCCTGTGGAGGGAGACCTCGTTACCCCGTGGGGTGGGGCATCCATTACCCCGCTGTAAGCAGGCATCATTACCTTACAGTGGACACCCATTAGCCCTGCAAGAAGAACCCTTTACCCCACATGGAGAAAACCACTACCCTCCCATGGAGTACCTGTTGCCCCACGGGTCCATTTACCCCAAAGGGAGGAACCAGCTCCCCCACAAGTGTTCTGAGTTACCTCTCTGAAGAGGAGTGGGACATGGAGGGCAAGAGGAAAGAGGTTAGGATTCGGGTTAGGAAGGGTATTAGTGAATCAGGCACTCATATTCCGGGCTGGGAGCAGTTGGTGATACAGGGTTGATACAGGTACCCCTGCTTTTCGAACGTTCGCTTTACATCACTTCGCTTTAATGAACGACCCGACATTCAGACCAAATTTTGCAAATCCGAAGAAGATTTTCGCTTTTACGAAAAACAGCGATGTTTTTCCCAGATCAATCATATATCTTCGCTTTATGCCATTTTCAGCTGACAAAAGGTTTCCTGGGAACACTCTGGCAGGGGATACTGTGTCCCACTGTactgtcagtgtgctgtgtgaAGATAGTTGCTGCCTGACGAAAGAAATTCAGCAGTGATTGCTGATCCGGCTGGATACAATGACAGATTGCGCACTGACCTGGATGTCCTGGGCTCGCTCGTGAGACTGGTAAGCGATCTTCTCCTCCATACTCGCCAGCTCCTGCTTTAGGTTATGAATCTCGTTCTGGTGAAGCTCAGTCAGATCGTTCAGCTGATCTTCTAGTCGCTCACACCTATATCACACATCAAATGTCAGCGATCAAAGTGAGATACATCCCACTTCAAAGCAGCACCACGCACACAAAGCTATTTACTTTCACTTTAGAATGGGAGGTAGAGAGTCAGACAcaaggagagaaaggggggtgggggggggagacagtCGGTcacgggagaggaggaggagagacagtcAGATATAAGGTTGCGACCAGGAGGAGGACAGACAGTTGGATACAGGGCAAGGaagcagaggaagagagagtcaGACATGTTGTGAGAAAGGACAGTCAAGTTATCAACCTCCTCAAAATACTTTTTGTCTGCCACTTGTCTCTGAAGAATTGAAAACCTCAGAATCTCAGTATGGGggtagtctctctctctttctctgtgtgtggggagtacagcctctctctctctctctctcactcagtctgaggatacaatctctctccctcagactggAGATAAagtgtctctgcctctctgagtCTGGGGtgtacaatctctctctccctcagtcagGGGGCACTGCAGAGGGTGGCAgacatttatcaggatgttgcccagGCTGGAGAACTTCAGTTTTGAAGGGAGATCAGACAGACTGAGCTTGTTTTCCAAAAAGGAGATAGAGAAGGAACATGTCAGAGATGTATAAACTGATGAAGGCATAGATGGGTAGACAGGAAGTaacctttccccttgatggagggatcaataacCTTTAAGATAAGGGGCAGGAGTTTataaggagatgtgaggaaaagtgttttcactcagagggtggtgggaatctggaactcacaaCCTGTGAGGGTGGTGCTGGCAGAAACATTCATTACATTGAACAagtatctagaacatagaacatagaacatagaacaatacagcacagaacaggcccttcggcccacgatgttgtgccgaacatttgtcctagcttaagcacccatccatgtacctatccaaatgccgcttaaaggtcgccaatgattctgactctaccactcccacgggcagcgcattccatgcccccaccactctctgggtaaagaacccatccctgacatctcccctataccttccacccttcaccttaaatttatgtccccttgtaacactctgttgtacccggggaaaaggtttctgactgtctactctatctattcctctgatcatcttataaacctctatcaagtcacccctcatccttcgctgttccaacaagaaaaggccgagaactctcaacctatcctcgtacgacctactctccattccaggcaacatcctggtaaatcttctctgcaccctctccaaagcttccacatctttcctaaagtgaggcgaccagaactgcacacagtactccaactgtggcctaaccaaggtcctgtacagctgcaatatcacttcacgactcttgaattcaatccctctgctaatgaacgataatactccataggccttcttacaaactctatccacctgagtggcaaccttcaaagatctatgtacatagaccctaagatccctctgttcctccacctgaccaagaaccctaccattaaccctgtattccgcattcttatttgttcttccaaaatggacaacctcacacttggcagggttgaactccatctgccactcctcagcccagctctgcatcatatctaagtccctctgcagccgacaacagccctcctcactgtccacaactccacctatcttcgtatcatctgcaaatttactgacccacccttcgactccctcatctaagtcattaataaaaattacaaacagcagaggacccagaactgatccctgcggaactccacttgtaactgggctccaggctgaatatttaccatctaccaccactctctgccttcgaccggttagccagtttttttttagattagattacttacagtgtggaaacaggcccttcggcccaacaagtccacaccgccccgccgaagcgtaacccacccatacccctacatctacatttaccccttacctaacactatgggcaatttagcatagtcaattcacctggcctgcacatctttggactgtgggaggaaaccggagcacccggaggaaacccacgcagacacggggagaacgtgcaaactccacacagtcagtcgcctgaggcgggaattgaacccgggtctcaggcgctgtgaggcagcagtgctaaccactgtgccaccatgccgcccaccaattggccaaattttctatccaattggccaaatttccctctatcccatgcctcctgactttccgcataagcctaccatggggaaccttatcaaatgccttactaaaatccatgtacactacatccactgctctaccctcatccacatgcttggtcacctcctcgaagaattcaataagacttgtaaggcaagacctacccttcacaaatccaaaGCCTGGATGCCAAAGCCTGCAAGACTGTGAGCCGAGttctgggaaatgggattagaacaaGTAGGTGGTTGTTtttaggagaaagcgaggactgcaaatgctggagatcagagtcgaaagtgtggtactggaaaagcacagcaggtcaagcaacatctgaggagcaggagaatcgacgtttcgggcaagagcccttcatcaggaatgaggcttgtgagccaagaggttgggggggggggggggaggtagatgagagtgcgataggtgcatggaggtgggggtaaaggtgataggtcagagaggaggatggagcggataggtgggaaggaagatcgacaggtgggacaggtcatgagggcgtgCAGaaatggaaggttggatctgggataaggtgggggggggggtggagtggagaggaaatgagaaaactggtgaagtccacattgatgccctggggttggagggtcctgagacagaggatgaggcgttcttcctccaggcgttaggtggttagggagtggcgatggaggaggcccaggacccgcatcccctcggcagagtgggaggggggagttgaagtgttcagccacggggcggtggggttggttggtgcgggtgtcccggggATGTTCGCTGAAGCGCTCTGGGAGTAGTCGTCCAGTCTCCtcactgtagaggagaccgcatcaggagcaatggacacagtaaatgacatgtgtggaagtgcaagtgaaactttgatggatgtggaaggctcgttTGGacaggggtgaggggagaggggagggagtgggcacaggttttgcaattcctgtggtggcagggggaagggtgggttgttgggggggacgtggacctgacaacagagtcgcagagggaatggtctttaaggaaagcagatagggtttgaccagtgtggatgtgatgggctgaaggacctttttctgtactgtaggTCTCTATGACTAGttgatgtcaggctaactggccaggcattgccacacacacacacagcagacaggAAAGGTGATGCCAATCAGATGCAGAGTAAATAAACTAACCCAAGTGGAGGAGAGTTGCCTGCAGCATCTGACTGTACCTGTATCGCTCTTCCTGTAGTGTTTGCAACATGAGGGTATAATCCCTTTGGTAGTGAGATTTCAGCCTGTCAAACGACTCCTCTAGTCGAGCTTGGGTCTCCTTCACTTGCTGCAGCTCCTGCAAGATCCCCTCAAAGCCACAGCCAGACAGCTCCAGGGGGTCGGGTTTGGAGGAGGCTGGCTCGAGGGGGGCCCCGGACATGCTGTTGGCCCCTGACCCCGAGGTGCCGCTGGAGCACTCCTCCTCGCTGCTGTACCGCGGGCTGAACTGCAGCTGGCCGCAGATGCCCAGGGCCTCGAGGCACTCCTCCGCCTGGCTGTCGTCCAGCGGCTCCTTCAGGGCCGGGATGTTGTCCGCGCTGCCAAGCCGGTTGCGCAACAGCGACGCAAACTCCCGCGGCTTGGCGGCCACGGCGCCGGCGGCCGTGTGGGTGGCCTGGGAGAAGCTGGAGAGCCCGCCCCGCATGCTGCCCACCACGCCCTCGCTGAAGCCGGTCACCTTGGCGCCCACCCCCCTCAGGCCCTGCTGCACGTCCCGTAGCACGTCCTTGGGCTGCCGGGGGACACCGTTGTGCTCGATCTCCCGCAGCTTGTGGCGGTAGTGCTCCAGCTTGCGCTGCAGGTGCAGGATGGCCTGGGCCgacttctggttctttttctcgaAGACCTGCTTGATGCGGCTGCCCTGCTGCCGGTCGGCGCTGCCCGCTAGCTTCAGGTACTCGGCCACGTTGTCATCGCGCGCCGTCTGCTCCACCTTCAGCTGCTCAGTCAGCCGCAGCACCTTCTGCTGGAGCTGGGCGATGGCCGCACGGGTCCTGTGTGGGTCCAGGCCGCTGTCCGCGCTCTCCGCACTGACCCCGCCATCCGAGCCTGACGCCACCCCACCCGACGGTGCCAGGCTGTTCAGCTCCAGCCGCTCGATCTGCAAGAAAACAAGCCCAGGGTCAGTGCCATGGCCTTCTAAACGGCACACAAGTCAGCGAGCCCTCAATACCGGGCTGAAGGAACACTCCCGTGGAATGCACACTCACAATGTTGACAGGCTAGAAAAACTCGGGTCGTTTGCTCTGGCCTGGCAGAGGCTAAAGGGAGACTTGATGGAAGTCTTCAAACTATGAGAGGCGTCGATAGGGTTGACATCAGAATCCTCTTTCCCCCCCAGACCTGAGATACCTAATACTAGGGAGAACGCATTTAAGGGGCAAGTTGATAGGAGATgttgaggggagggggcgagtttttttttatacagagagtaGTAGATGTCTGG comes from Chiloscyllium punctatum isolate Juve2018m chromosome 12, sChiPun1.3, whole genome shotgun sequence and encodes:
- the LOC140483939 gene encoding transmembrane and coiled-coil domains protein 1-like isoform X1; amino-acid sequence: MEQTNNEPSLNDLDNGTRPTETECKKPSDSEHSLSKITQNALENFGSLSQGLKQLFHPQRRRSSVSPQDGLHAQADQESPSPETSSPATELGLSTVSHHPPSQATTLNRVLQQIRVTPMMKRGSSLHSRRSKLDPLRGSPQISRKSASEGMSYLLLHSSRPRSASTTDAPTSSLFAEPLAFSPHAGNELDRIERLELNSLAPSGGVASGSDGGVSAESADSGLDPHRTRAAIAQLQQKVLRLTEQLKVEQTARDDNVAEYLKLAGSADRQQGSRIKQVFEKKNQKSAQAILHLQRKLEHYRHKLREIEHNGVPRQPKDVLRDVQQGLRGVGAKVTGFSEGVVGSMRGGLSSFSQATHTAAGAVAAKPREFASLLRNRLGSADNIPALKEPLDDSQAEECLEALGICGQLQFSPRYSSEEECSSGTSGSGANSMSGAPLEPASSKPDPLELSGCGFEGILQELQQVKETQARLEESFDRLKSHYQRDYTLMLQTLQEERYRCERLEDQLNDLTELHQNEIHNLKQELASMEEKIAYQSHERAQDIQEALEACQTRISKMELQQQQQQVVQLEGLENGTARTLLGKLINVLLAVMAVLLVFVSTLVPLMKTRSRTCSTLFFLVFLGLAWRNWQAISGSLGQLTPLLT
- the LOC140483939 gene encoding transmembrane and coiled-coil domains protein 1-like isoform X4, with the translated sequence MVQRLNLRRQFSKIERLELNSLAPSGGVASGSDGGVSAESADSGLDPHRTRAAIAQLQQKVLRLTEQLKVEQTARDDNVAEYLKLAGSADRQQGSRIKQVFEKKNQKSAQAILHLQRKLEHYRHKLREIEHNGVPRQPKDVLRDVQQGLRGVGAKVTGFSEGVVGSMRGGLSSFSQATHTAAGAVAAKPREFASLLRNRLGSADNIPALKEPLDDSQAEECLEALGICGQLQFSPRYSSEEECSSGTSGSGANSMSGAPLEPASSKPDPLELSGCGFEGILQELQQVKETQARLEESFDRLKSHYQRDYTLMLQTLQEERYRCERLEDQLNDLTELHQNEIHNLKQELASMEEKIAYQSHERAQDIQEALEACQTRISKMELQQQQQQVVQLEGLENGTARTLLGKLINVLLAVMAVLLVFVSTLVPLMKTRSRTCSTLFFLVFLGLAWRNWQAISGSLGQLTPLLT
- the LOC140483939 gene encoding transmembrane and coiled-coil domains protein 1-like isoform X2, giving the protein MMKRGSSLHSRRSKLDPLRGSPQISRKSASEGMSYLLLHSSRPRSASTTDAPTSSLFAEPLAFSPHAGNELDRIERLELNSLAPSGGVASGSDGGVSAESADSGLDPHRTRAAIAQLQQKVLRLTEQLKVEQTARDDNVAEYLKLAGSADRQQGSRIKQVFEKKNQKSAQAILHLQRKLEHYRHKLREIEHNGVPRQPKDVLRDVQQGLRGVGAKVTGFSEGVVGSMRGGLSSFSQATHTAAGAVAAKPREFASLLRNRLGSADNIPALKEPLDDSQAEECLEALGICGQLQFSPRYSSEEECSSGTSGSGANSMSGAPLEPASSKPDPLELSGCGFEGILQELQQVKETQARLEESFDRLKSHYQRDYTLMLQTLQEERYRCERLEDQLNDLTELHQNEIHNLKQELASMEEKIAYQSHERAQDIQEALEACQTRISKMELQQQQQQVVQLEGLENGTARTLLGKLINVLLAVMAVLLVFVSTLVPLMKTRSRTCSTLFFLVFLGLAWRNWQAISGSLGQLTPLLT
- the LOC140483939 gene encoding transmembrane and coiled-coil domains protein 1-like isoform X5, translated to MSPGKIERLELNSLAPSGGVASGSDGGVSAESADSGLDPHRTRAAIAQLQQKVLRLTEQLKVEQTARDDNVAEYLKLAGSADRQQGSRIKQVFEKKNQKSAQAILHLQRKLEHYRHKLREIEHNGVPRQPKDVLRDVQQGLRGVGAKVTGFSEGVVGSMRGGLSSFSQATHTAAGAVAAKPREFASLLRNRLGSADNIPALKEPLDDSQAEECLEALGICGQLQFSPRYSSEEECSSGTSGSGANSMSGAPLEPASSKPDPLELSGCGFEGILQELQQVKETQARLEESFDRLKSHYQRDYTLMLQTLQEERYRCERLEDQLNDLTELHQNEIHNLKQELASMEEKIAYQSHERAQDIQEALEACQTRISKMELQQQQQQVVQLEGLENGTARTLLGKLINVLLAVMAVLLVFVSTLVPLMKTRSRTCSTLFFLVFLGLAWRNWQAISGSLGQLTPLLT
- the LOC140483939 gene encoding transmembrane and coiled-coil domains protein 1-like isoform X6 gives rise to the protein MGQIERLELNSLAPSGGVASGSDGGVSAESADSGLDPHRTRAAIAQLQQKVLRLTEQLKVEQTARDDNVAEYLKLAGSADRQQGSRIKQVFEKKNQKSAQAILHLQRKLEHYRHKLREIEHNGVPRQPKDVLRDVQQGLRGVGAKVTGFSEGVVGSMRGGLSSFSQATHTAAGAVAAKPREFASLLRNRLGSADNIPALKEPLDDSQAEECLEALGICGQLQFSPRYSSEEECSSGTSGSGANSMSGAPLEPASSKPDPLELSGCGFEGILQELQQVKETQARLEESFDRLKSHYQRDYTLMLQTLQEERYRCERLEDQLNDLTELHQNEIHNLKQELASMEEKIAYQSHERAQDIQEALEACQTRISKMELQQQQQQVVQLEGLENGTARTLLGKLINVLLAVMAVLLVFVSTLVPLMKTRSRTCSTLFFLVFLGLAWRNWQAISGSLGQLTPLLT